The proteins below are encoded in one region of Blochmannia endosymbiont of Camponotus (Colobopsis) obliquus:
- a CDS encoding DNA polymerase III subunit delta' C-terminal domain-containing protein has product MVNGSGRMKIHWYPWLTNLYKKILLSYQIGKGHHALLLHSNQGNGQDVLIYAISRWLMCKNPNGIKCCRTCRNCILMKSNCHPDYHVIAPDKGNAHIGIENVRVLIEMLRRCAFQDGVKIISLMHSELLTEAAVNALLKILEEPPDNTYFILGCYSYLRLLPTLLSRCCYWSLTSPQETVGLDWLKKHGIKNILHASSALRLCNGAPLAAQCLLESKCWQLRLHLCALMLDVVVKSNFFDLLPLLCNQNNDNVLCWLISLLIDALKWQLGMKNLLINIDQKKLISCIAVNWTTKILHDQLKGWIQCRYYLHNINGINKELLLLHQLFNCMQSN; this is encoded by the coding sequence ATGGTTAATGGTTCAGGGCGCATGAAGATACATTGGTATCCTTGGTTAACTAATTTATATAAAAAGATATTATTATCTTATCAAATCGGTAAAGGACACCACGCATTGCTTTTGCATAGTAATCAAGGTAATGGTCAAGATGTATTGATATATGCTATTAGTCGTTGGTTAATGTGTAAGAATCCTAATGGTATTAAATGTTGCCGTACATGTCGCAATTGCATATTAATGAAATCAAATTGTCATCCTGATTATCATGTAATTGCACCAGACAAAGGAAATGCTCATATAGGAATAGAAAATGTTAGAGTTTTGATTGAAATGTTACGTAGATGTGCATTCCAAGATGGAGTAAAAATTATATCATTAATGCATAGCGAACTTTTAACAGAAGCAGCAGTCAATGCGTTGTTAAAAATTCTTGAGGAACCTCCTGACAATACCTATTTTATATTGGGTTGTTATAGTTATTTGCGATTATTGCCTACCTTGTTAAGCAGGTGTTGTTATTGGTCATTAACGTCACCACAAGAAACAGTAGGTTTAGATTGGTTAAAAAAACATGGAATAAAAAATATTTTACATGCTTCTTCTGCATTGCGTTTATGTAATGGTGCACCATTAGCCGCGCAATGTTTATTAGAATCAAAATGTTGGCAATTACGACTTCATTTATGTGCACTTATGCTAGATGTTGTAGTCAAATCTAATTTTTTTGATTTACTTCCATTATTATGTAATCAAAATAATGATAATGTTTTATGTTGGTTGATTAGTTTGTTAATTGATGCACTAAAATGGCAATTAGGAATGAAAAATTTATTAATTAATATAGATCAGAAAAAATTAATTTCTTGTATTGCTGTTAATTGGACTACGAAAATACTACATGATCAATTGAAGGGATGGATACAATGTAGATATTATTTACATAATATTAATGGTATAAATAAAGAACTATTATTATTACATCAATTGTTTAATTGTATGCAGTCAAATTAA
- a CDS encoding FtsX-like permease family protein, translated as MNTRIHQPIIFYIALRYIFRPLTQQFSSFLFWSSTVMTAIGVMSLIVVLSVMNGFENELEKNVLQFIPHVLITNTEKKVNIGKAPLSIFNLFKDCTCITSLTISDVILNTVNNISIGVMLGINPNDFEPLGSYLMDDTSINELIGGEYRVILGKQLAEQLGVQKGDTIRLIVPSVSDVTPIGLIFSQRLFKISGIYDANSEVNTYQILVHQQDAARLMHYPDGYATGWRLFFKHPLIVHSFKQRHLLSNDLIWEDWRVHKGSIFQAMCFEKNMMSLLLSLIIMVAIFNVVVSLSILVIEKKIDIAILQTQGLKSYQIILIFIIYGLSAVILGSMLGIFLGLFLVNYLNWIIFNLHCISLYDIQIPVLVKPLQIFFIVMCSMILSFIIIIYPSYRAVLTYPTQILRHAK; from the coding sequence TTGAACACAAGAATACATCAACCTATTATATTTTATATAGCATTACGTTATATTTTTAGGCCATTAACACAACAATTTAGTAGTTTTTTGTTTTGGTCATCTACTGTTATGACAGCTATTGGTGTAATGTCATTAATTGTAGTATTATCGGTAATGAACGGATTTGAGAATGAATTAGAAAAAAATGTTCTTCAATTTATTCCTCACGTACTCATAACAAATACAGAAAAAAAAGTTAATATTGGAAAAGCTCCTCTTTCTATTTTTAATTTATTCAAGGATTGTACATGTATTACTTCATTAACGATTAGTGATGTAATATTAAATACTGTAAATAATATAAGTATTGGAGTAATGTTAGGAATTAATCCTAATGATTTTGAGCCATTAGGATCTTATTTAATGGATGATACTTCTATAAATGAATTAATAGGAGGTGAATATCGGGTAATTTTAGGCAAACAATTAGCTGAACAACTAGGAGTACAAAAAGGAGATACAATTCGATTAATAGTTCCTAGCGTAAGTGATGTAACTCCAATAGGACTTATTTTTAGTCAACGTTTGTTTAAAATATCAGGTATTTATGATGCTAATAGTGAAGTAAATACGTATCAGATATTAGTACATCAACAAGATGCCGCACGATTAATGCACTATCCAGATGGTTATGCTACTGGATGGAGATTATTTTTTAAACATCCTTTAATTGTACATAGTTTCAAACAACGACATTTATTATCTAATGATTTAATATGGGAAGACTGGCGTGTTCATAAAGGTAGTATATTTCAAGCAATGTGTTTTGAAAAAAATATGATGAGTTTGTTATTGAGTTTAATTATTATGGTAGCAATATTTAATGTAGTTGTATCTCTTAGTATTTTAGTTATAGAAAAAAAAATAGATATCGCTATTTTGCAAACACAAGGTTTAAAATCTTACCAAATTATATTAATATTTATTATTTATGGTCTTAGTGCAGTTATTTTGGGTTCTATGTTAGGAATATTTTTAGGATTATTTTTAGTAAATTATTTAAATTGGATAATATTTAATTTACATTGTATATCATTGTATGATATTCAAATACCAGTTTTAGTTAAACCATTGCAAATTTTTTTTATTGTCATGTGTTCTATGATTTTATCTTTTATTATCATCATTTATCCTTCTTATCGCGCTGTACTAACTTATCCTACACAAATATTACGCCATGCTAAATAG
- a CDS encoding HIT domain-containing protein, producing the protein MNHDTIFSKIITHKIPADIVYQDKYITAFKDIMPKAPVHILIVPNIIIPTVNDVKMCHEPILGKLFTVAAKIAKQHGIHENGYRLIINCNHHAGQEIFHFHMHLLGGKYLGPLIE; encoded by the coding sequence ATGAATCATGATACGATTTTTAGTAAAATCATTACACACAAAATTCCTGCTGATATTGTATATCAAGATAAGTATATTACTGCTTTTAAAGATATTATGCCTAAAGCTCCTGTTCATATATTGATTGTACCTAATATCATTATTCCTACTGTTAACGATGTAAAAATGTGTCATGAACCTATTTTAGGTAAATTATTTACTGTAGCAGCAAAAATCGCTAAACAACATGGTATTCATGAAAACGGTTATCGTTTAATTATTAATTGCAATCATCATGCTGGACAAGAAATTTTTCATTTTCATATGCATTTATTAGGCGGTAAATATCTTGGTCCTTTAATAGAGTAG
- the pabC gene encoding aminodeoxychorismate lyase has translation MYWINGVFHKKLSILNRIIQFGDGFFTTARLQNSMILLLDWHIERLETSSTRLLFNNINLSLLRQEMQVVADKCINGVIKVIVSRGNGKWGYNFDDKSTPPVRIIVYNPMPKYYTTWLKNGVKLSVSPIRLARDIFFSGIKHLNRLEQIIINAYCNKNISDMALVLDTEDNIIECCNANIFWRRDMKVFTPSLTHAGVFGVMRRKILTLLPTLGYQYQEIMVGLEGIYEAEEVFITNSLLPVVSVNSIEQHVYSNKKLFNLLNFYIANE, from the coding sequence ATGTATTGGATTAACGGGGTGTTTCATAAAAAACTATCGATACTAAATCGTATCATTCAATTTGGTGATGGATTTTTTACTACCGCTAGATTGCAAAACAGTATGATTTTATTATTAGATTGGCATATTGAAAGATTAGAAACATCATCAACAAGATTATTATTTAATAATATAAATTTATCTTTATTACGTCAAGAAATGCAAGTAGTAGCAGATAAATGCATTAATGGCGTAATTAAGGTAATAGTTAGTAGAGGTAATGGAAAATGGGGGTATAATTTTGATGATAAAAGTACACCACCTGTACGGATTATTGTTTATAATCCCATGCCAAAATATTATACTACCTGGTTAAAAAATGGTGTTAAATTGTCTGTTAGTCCTATAAGATTAGCACGAGATATATTTTTTTCTGGTATTAAACATTTGAATAGATTGGAGCAAATTATTATTAATGCATATTGTAATAAAAATATTAGCGATATGGCGTTGGTGTTAGATACTGAAGATAATATAATAGAGTGTTGTAACGCAAATATTTTTTGGCGTAGAGATATGAAAGTATTTACCCCATCATTGACGCATGCTGGAGTTTTTGGGGTAATGCGTCGTAAAATATTGACACTTTTACCTACATTGGGATATCAATATCAAGAAATTATGGTTGGACTTGAAGGTATTTATGAAGCTGAAGAAGTATTTATTACTAATTCTTTACTTCCTGTAGTATCCGTAAATTCAATTGAACAACACGTTTATTCAAATAAAAAATTATTTAATTTATTAAATTTCTATATTGCAAATGAATAA
- the tmk gene encoding dTMP kinase, protein MRVRSKFIVVEGLEGSGKSSAVKKIADILRQKYGLVDLIITRDPGGTLLSESLRNLIKKGVNDELITDHAELLMFYAARVQLIEQVIKPSLSKNIWVISDRYDLSSHAYQGGGRAIDVMLLKALRNLVIKNFQPDLTFYLDVSPIVGLSRIFIRDTSLDRIERESLDFFNRVRSCYRLMASKNHRIITIDAHQTLQDVHKEIFIYLKKWLMVQGA, encoded by the coding sequence ATGAGAGTGAGAAGTAAATTTATTGTAGTAGAAGGTTTAGAAGGATCAGGAAAAAGTAGTGCAGTTAAAAAGATTGCAGATATATTACGACAGAAGTATGGATTAGTTGATCTTATTATTACACGTGATCCTGGAGGCACGTTGTTATCTGAAAGTTTGCGTAATTTAATTAAAAAAGGGGTAAATGACGAATTAATTACTGATCATGCTGAATTGTTAATGTTCTATGCTGCACGTGTGCAATTAATAGAACAAGTAATTAAACCTTCTTTGTCAAAAAATATTTGGGTAATCAGTGATAGATATGATTTGTCTTCACATGCTTATCAAGGAGGTGGGAGAGCGATTGATGTCATGTTATTAAAAGCATTACGTAATTTAGTAATAAAAAACTTTCAACCCGATTTGACTTTTTATCTTGATGTTTCTCCTATCGTTGGTTTATCTCGTATTTTTATACGAGATACATCATTAGATCGGATTGAAAGGGAATCTTTAGATTTTTTTAATCGTGTTCGTTCTTGTTATAGATTGATGGCGTCTAAAAATCATCGAATAATAACCATTGATGCTCATCAAACATTACAGGATGTACATAAAGAAATTTTTATTTATTTAAAAAAATGGTTAATGGTTCAGGGCGCATGA
- the acpP gene encoding acyl carrier protein: MSTIEESVKTIIAEQLGVKKEDVVNDASFVEDLGADSLDTVELVMALEEEFDTEIPDEAAERITTVQAAIDFIKGHQK, translated from the coding sequence ATGAGTACTATTGAAGAAAGCGTTAAAACAATTATTGCCGAACAATTAGGTGTCAAAAAGGAAGATGTCGTAAATGATGCTTCTTTTGTTGAAGATCTTGGAGCAGATTCTCTTGATACTGTTGAATTAGTTATGGCATTAGAAGAGGAATTTGATACTGAAATTCCTGATGAAGCAGCAGAAAGAATTACTACTGTTCAAGCAGCTATTGATTTTATTAAAGGTCATCAAAAATAA
- the fabG gene encoding 3-oxoacyl-[acyl-carrier-protein] reductase yields the protein MNFKGKVALVSGATSGIGRSIAETLSMHGITVIGTSTSKLGAKNISIYLGSHGKGMELDVTNQYSIDFFLKEIFLEFGCIDILINNAGIVRDNILVNMQENEWQKVIDTNLTSIYRMSKAVIRPMIKQRYGRIINIGSVVGLIGNIGQTNYAATKAGLIGFSKSLAREVATRGITVNIVSPGFIDTGMTAILTEKHRLQILSKIPVNKFGTVEDISNVVVFLASDEAGYITGENINVSGGMCML from the coding sequence ATGAATTTTAAAGGAAAAGTTGCATTGGTAAGTGGTGCTACTAGTGGTATAGGTCGTAGTATTGCTGAAACATTGTCTATGCATGGTATTACTGTTATAGGTACGTCTACCAGTAAGTTGGGAGCAAAAAATATTAGTATTTACTTGGGAAGTCATGGAAAAGGTATGGAACTTGATGTTACGAATCAATATTCGATTGATTTTTTTTTGAAAGAAATATTTTTAGAATTTGGTTGTATAGATATATTAATAAATAATGCTGGTATTGTAAGAGATAATATCTTAGTTAATATGCAAGAAAATGAATGGCAGAAAGTTATCGATACTAATCTTACATCTATATATCGTATGTCGAAAGCTGTGATACGACCAATGATAAAACAACGTTATGGCAGAATTATCAATATTGGCTCCGTTGTTGGTTTGATAGGAAATATTGGACAAACAAATTATGCAGCTACTAAAGCGGGATTAATTGGATTCAGTAAATCACTTGCTCGTGAAGTAGCTACACGTGGTATAACAGTTAATATTGTATCTCCTGGATTTATTGATACAGGAATGACTGCCATTTTAACAGAAAAACATCGATTACAAATTTTATCTAAAATTCCGGTTAATAAATTCGGCACCGTGGAAGATATTTCTAATGTTGTAGTTTTTTTAGCTTCTGATGAAGCTGGATATATTACTGGTGAAAATATTAATGTTAGTGGTGGTATGTGCATGTTGTAA
- a CDS encoding YchF/TatD family DNA exonuclease, with translation MFLIDSHCHLDKLNYETLHKDVTDVLDKAQVKNVALVLTVATTLMDFYKIKKIVGCRDDVLFSCGIHPLNLDNCYDIMELRRLSCDQNVVALGETGLDYYHSTNNKDKQKKMFREHVRIACEHNKPLIVHTRHACQDTLNILYEEQASKCGGVVHCYSEDKNAMKLLLDIGFYISFSGIITFGLSESLQEAIQYVPLDSMLIETDAPYLSPVPYRGQENQPAYVYYIAKHLAKLKNITLEYLSDITTNNFCRLFNVKKNFIS, from the coding sequence ATGTTTTTAATTGATTCTCATTGTCATTTAGACAAATTAAATTATGAAACATTGCATAAAGATGTGACTGATGTTTTGGATAAAGCTCAAGTAAAAAACGTAGCATTAGTTTTAACAGTTGCCACTACTTTAATGGATTTTTATAAAATAAAAAAAATAGTTGGTTGTCGTGATGATGTTTTATTTTCTTGTGGAATTCACCCTTTAAATTTAGATAACTGTTATGATATCATGGAGTTACGTCGTTTATCTTGTGATCAAAATGTTGTAGCTTTGGGAGAAACTGGTTTAGATTATTATCATAGTACAAATAATAAAGATAAACAAAAAAAGATGTTTCGTGAACATGTGCGTATTGCATGCGAGCACAATAAACCATTAATTGTACATACTCGTCATGCATGCCAAGATACTTTAAATATTTTATATGAAGAACAAGCAAGTAAATGTGGTGGTGTAGTGCATTGTTATTCTGAAGATAAAAATGCTATGAAATTGTTGTTAGATATTGGTTTTTATATTTCGTTTTCTGGTATTATCACTTTTGGTTTATCTGAATCGTTACAGGAAGCCATACAATATGTCCCCTTAGATTCTATGCTTATAGAAACTGATGCACCGTATTTATCTCCTGTGCCTTATCGAGGACAAGAAAACCAACCTGCTTATGTATATTATATTGCCAAACATTTAGCAAAACTAAAAAATATAACTTTAGAATATTTGTCAGATATAACTACTAATAATTTTTGCAGACTATTCAATGTAAAAAAGAATTTTATTAGTTGA